The Raphanus sativus cultivar WK10039 chromosome 2, ASM80110v3, whole genome shotgun sequence genome includes a region encoding these proteins:
- the LOC130508426 gene encoding 3-hydroxyacyl-[acyl-carrier-protein] dehydratase, mitochondrial-like isoform X1: MVESGSILELHSQCGISETMLAKTFVPRHLLDSRCFSSVNSKILKVGDVLREARVFSSEDVKGYAEVSHDWNPLHFDQESARKAGFENRLVHGMLVSSMFPRIISAHFPGAVYVSQTLHFRSPVYIGDDILGIVQATTLRETKNKYIVKFSTKCIKNHSELVVLDGEATAILPNLEMLQPSHLE; this comes from the exons TCAATGTGGTATTA GTGAAACAATGCTGGCGAAGACATTTGTTCCGAGACATCTCCTTGATTCGAGGTGTTTCTCATCAGTTAATTCAAAGATACTTAAGGTGGGAGATGTTTTAAGAGAAGCAAGAGTGTTCTCAAGTGAAGATGTTAAGGGCTATGCTGAGGTGAGCCATGATTGGAACCCACTTCATTTTGATCAAGAATCTGCTCGTAAAGCTGGGTTTGAGAATCGTCTTGTTCATGGGATGCTTGTGTCTTCCATGTTTCCTCGTATCATCTCTGCCCATTTC CCTGGAGCAGTATACGTATCTCAAACTCTGCATTTTCGATCACCAGTTTACATAGGGGATGATATTCTCGGAATTGTACAAGCTACAACTTTAAGAGAAACCAAGAATAAGTACAT TGTCAAATTCTCAACCAAATGCATCAAGAATCACAGTGAACTTGTTGTTCTTGATGGTGAAGCTACTGCAATCTTACCAAACCTCGAGATGCTACAGCCAAGTCATTTGGAATGA
- the LOC130508426 gene encoding 3-hydroxyacyl-[acyl-carrier-protein] dehydratase, mitochondrial-like isoform X2 — translation MLAKTFVPRHLLDSRCFSSVNSKILKVGDVLREARVFSSEDVKGYAEVSHDWNPLHFDQESARKAGFENRLVHGMLVSSMFPRIISAHFPGAVYVSQTLHFRSPVYIGDDILGIVQATTLRETKNKYIVKFSTKCIKNHSELVVLDGEATAILPNLEMLQPSHLE, via the exons ATGCTGGCGAAGACATTTGTTCCGAGACATCTCCTTGATTCGAGGTGTTTCTCATCAGTTAATTCAAAGATACTTAAGGTGGGAGATGTTTTAAGAGAAGCAAGAGTGTTCTCAAGTGAAGATGTTAAGGGCTATGCTGAGGTGAGCCATGATTGGAACCCACTTCATTTTGATCAAGAATCTGCTCGTAAAGCTGGGTTTGAGAATCGTCTTGTTCATGGGATGCTTGTGTCTTCCATGTTTCCTCGTATCATCTCTGCCCATTTC CCTGGAGCAGTATACGTATCTCAAACTCTGCATTTTCGATCACCAGTTTACATAGGGGATGATATTCTCGGAATTGTACAAGCTACAACTTTAAGAGAAACCAAGAATAAGTACAT TGTCAAATTCTCAACCAAATGCATCAAGAATCACAGTGAACTTGTTGTTCTTGATGGTGAAGCTACTGCAATCTTACCAAACCTCGAGATGCTACAGCCAAGTCATTTGGAATGA